From Paenibacillus physcomitrellae, the proteins below share one genomic window:
- a CDS encoding M23 family metallopeptidase encodes MRYASVIKRKWGLAAMAGLLAFSWACPNAAGAGTDQQPDSASAAARTLQERRMMIQEISQLTQIPWTYLAALDQYERTLTPKSRKERLKNKLISLDPQPEFWAGLINPDPGDTNPITIALFGGMGRDADGDGKANPDNDMDALYSLAAYMKSYGLTEEDLQISLWRYYQNERAITRIRQFAKLYQTFGTLDLNKTAFVLPLSSIYSYRSTWGDRRGFGGLRIHEGTDLFASYGVPVRSACYGIVETKGWNRFGGWRIGIRDIQNRYHYYAHLQGFDKNIEVGSTVVPGQVVGWVGSSGYGKPGTSGKFPPHLHYGIYKDTGHYEWAFDPYPLLKRWENEERRRK; translated from the coding sequence ATGCGATATGCTTCGGTGATCAAACGAAAATGGGGGCTGGCTGCAATGGCGGGACTGCTGGCCTTCTCATGGGCCTGTCCAAACGCAGCTGGAGCCGGGACCGATCAGCAGCCGGATTCCGCCTCTGCCGCAGCCCGGACGCTGCAGGAGCGGAGGATGATGATCCAGGAGATCAGCCAGCTGACCCAAATTCCCTGGACCTATTTGGCGGCTCTGGATCAATATGAACGGACCCTGACCCCCAAGTCCAGAAAGGAACGTTTGAAGAACAAGCTGATCAGCCTGGACCCCCAGCCGGAGTTTTGGGCCGGCCTGATCAATCCTGATCCGGGCGATACCAACCCGATCACGATCGCTCTGTTCGGCGGCATGGGCAGGGATGCCGACGGAGACGGCAAAGCGAATCCGGACAATGACATGGATGCCTTGTACAGCCTTGCAGCTTATATGAAGAGTTATGGGCTAACGGAGGAGGATCTCCAGATCTCCTTATGGCGTTATTATCAGAACGAACGGGCGATCACCCGGATTCGCCAGTTCGCCAAATTGTATCAAACGTTCGGGACGCTGGATTTAAACAAAACCGCCTTTGTGCTGCCTCTTTCTAGCATCTACAGTTACCGCAGCACCTGGGGAGACCGGCGCGGCTTCGGCGGACTCCGCATACATGAAGGAACCGATTTGTTTGCTTCCTACGGTGTTCCCGTCAGAAGCGCCTGCTATGGGATCGTGGAGACGAAGGGATGGAACCGCTTTGGCGGCTGGCGGATCGGCATCCGGGACATTCAGAACCGGTATCACTATTACGCCCATCTGCAGGGTTTTGACAAGAACATCGAAGTCGGCAGCACGGTCGTTCCAGGCCAGGTGGTCGGCTGGGTAGGCAGCAGCGGGTATGGCAAGCCGGGCACTTCCGGTAAATTCCCACCGCATCTGCATTATGGGATTTATAAGGATACGGGGCATTACGAATGGGCTTTCGACCCTTATCCGCTGCTGAAACGGTGGGAGAATGAGGAACGAAGACGGAAGTGA